GCCCCGGCCGCGATCAGCGATTCGAAGACCCGCTTGTTGCAGAGTCGCGCGTCGATGCGTCGGGCAAAATTCGCGAGGGACGTGAAGCGGCCCTGCTGGCGCGCGGCGATGATCGACTCGATCGCCCCCGCGCCAACGTTGCGCACGGCCCCGAGCCCGAAGCGGATGCGACGATCGCCGATGACCGTGAACTTGAAGCCCGACTCGTGCACGTCGGGCGGCAGCACTTCGATGCCGAGCTCGCGGGCCTCGTTGATGTACTGGACGACCTTGTCGGTGCTGCCGATTTCACTCGAGAGCAGCGCCGCCATGAACTCGGCAGGATGGTGCGTCTTGAGCCAGGCGGTCTGGTAGGAGAGGACCGAGTAGGCGACCGAGTGCGACTTGTTGAAGCCGTACCGGCCGAAGGTCTCGATCTGCGCCGCGAGTTCGTCGAGCAGGCCGCGCTCGTGGCCGAGGGCCGTGCCGCGCGTGATGAACTTCCCCAGCTCCTTCTTGATCAGCTCCGCGTCCTTCTTGCCGACGGCCTTCCGGAGGACGTCGGCTTCGGCCAGCGTGAATCCGGCGATCACGTTGGCGATCCGCATCACCTGTTCCTGATAGGTGATGACGCCGTAGGTCGGCTCCAGCACCTCGACCAGCGAGGGATGCGGGTAGGTGACCGGCTCGTGGCCCAGCTTCCGCTTGATGAAGACGGTGTGCATGCCGGCGTCGAGCGGACCCGGGCGCAGCAAGGCGTTCGAGGCGACGAGGTCGTCGAAGCGGTCGCACTTCATGCTGCGCAGCGTGTCCGTCGCGAGGGCCGATTCGAACTGGAAGACGCCCGCCGTGCGTCCCCGACGCAGCAGCGCATAGACCTCGGGGTCGTCGTACGGGAGCGCGTCGATGTCGAGCGGCGTGCCGGTCTTCGCCACGATCATCTGCACTGCGTCGTGAATCACCGTCAGCGTCTTGAGGCCGAGGATGTCCATCTTGAGCATCCCGACCTTTTCGAGCGCGCCCATCTCGTACTGGCAGATGATCGAGTCTTCGCCGTTCGCGGCGGCACCGGCACCCTTGGTCGGCGCCGTGCAGACCGGCACATAGTCGGCGAGCGGCCCCGGGGCGATCACCACGCCGGCGGCGTGCACCGAGGCGTGGCGACTGAGCCCCTCGATCCGCGAGGCGTAGGTGAAGACGCGGCGGTAGGCCTCGCTCTCCTTCAGCATCGCCTTCAGCTCGTCGATCTTCTCGCCGGCTTCCGCCACCGTCATCGAGAAGGCCGGCCCCGAGGGGATCAGCTTGGTGAGCTTGTCGGCCTCGCCCGGCGGGATCTTCAGGGTCCGCGCGACGTCCTTCACCGCGGCCCGCGCCTTCATCGTCCCGAAGGTGATGATCTGCCCCACCGAATCGCGCCCATAGCGCTCGCGCACGTACTCGATCACCTCGCCACGCCGCTCGAAACAGAAGTCGACGTCGATGTCGGGCATCGACACGCGCTCCGGATTGAGGAAGCGCTCGAACAGCAGGTCGAAGCGGAGCGGGTCGACGTTGGTGATGCCGAGGCCATAGGCGACGATCGAGCCCGCGGCCGACCCGCGGCCGGGACCGACGGGAATGCCCCGCGCCCGCGCGGCGTTGATGAAGTCCTGCGTGATCAGGAAGTAGCCGGCGTAGCCCGCCGTGTTGATCACGCCGAGCTCGAAGTCGAGTCGCTGCTGCACCGCGTCAGGCAGCGGCTTGGCGTAGCGCGCTTCAAGGCCCGTGGTGGCGAGTGTGGCGAGCAGCGTCTCGTCGGAGGTGACGCCCTCGGGCAGCGGATACTTCGGCACGAAGTAGCGCTTCTCGAAGTCGAACTCGCAGAGGTTGGCGACGTCCTGCGTCCGCTCGATGGCGTCGATCTGGTCGGGGAAGAGCGTCCGCATCTCGGCTTCGCTCTTGACGTACGACTCGCTGCCGGTGAAGCGGAAGCGCTTCGGGTCGTCGAGATCGGCGCCGGTGCCGATGGCCAGCAGGACGTCGTGCGCCTCGGCATCGTCCCGCGTGAGATAGTGGGCGTCGTTGGTCGCCACGACCGGGAGGCCCAGCTCCTTGCCGAGGGCGATCATCCCCTTGGCGACCTCGAGTTCCTCCGGGATGCCGTGATCCTGGATCTCGAGATAGAAGCCATCCTTGCCGAAGGTCTCCGCCATCCAGACCGCCGACTCGCGCGCCTTGTCGAAGCGTCCCTGGCGCAGGTACAGCGCGACTTCACCCGAGAGGCACGCCGCGAGGCAGACGATTCCCTCGCTGTGTGACGCGAGGATCTCCTTGTCGATGCGGGGACGCCGATAGAAGCCCTCGGTGTAACCGATCGAGGAGAGCTTGATCAGGTTCTTGTAGCCGACGGCGTTGCGGGCGAGGAGGACGAGGTGCGAGTACTGCGCCGGGGCCCACGAGGGCTTCTCGCGCGCCTGTCGCGGACCGAAGGCGAGATAGGCCTCGAAGCCGAGAATTGGCCGGATCCCCTGCTTCTTCGCCTGGTCGTAGAAGCTCCACGCCGCGTGCAGGTTGCCGTGGTCGGTGACGGCGAGCGAGTCCATCCCCAACTTCTTGACGTGACTCACCAGCTCGGGGATGCGATTGGCACCGTCGAGCAGCGAGTATTCGCTGTGGGTATGGAGGTGGACGAAGGCCATCAGCGCACCCGCTGGCTGAGTTCGGCCAACACGGCCCCGAAGGGCACGCCACGCGCCTGCAGCAGGACCATGAGGTGGAAGAGCAGGTCAGCCGATTCACTGGCGAGCCGCTCATCGCTTTCGGACAACGCCGCAATGACCGTCTCGACCCCTTCCTCGCCGACCTTCTGGGCGATCTTGGGGAGCCCGCGTTCGAAGAGCGTGGCGGTGTACGATTCCGGTGGCCGGGTGGCGTGGCGATCGGCGATCATTCGCGCCAGGCGGGTCAACAAATGACCCCCCTGATCGTCCTCATCGACGAGCTGCCCGTCCGTCGTGATCCGCCGGAAGAAGCAAGTCGGACGCTCGGTATGGCAGGCGGGACCCTTTTGTGTGACGCGGTAGAGAATGGCGTCCGCGTCGCAGTCCAGACGCACCTCGACCACCTGCTGGGTGTGACCGGACTGTTCGCCCTTCTTCCAGAGCGCCTGACGCGAGCGGCTCCAGTAGTGGGCATGACCCGTCGACAGCGTCGCCTCGAGGGCGGCGCGATCGGCCCAGGCGAGCATCAGGAGGTTGCCGGAAAGGGCATCCTGCGCCACCACGGGCACCAAGCCGGCGGTATCAAACCGGACGGCATCGAGGGCCGGAGCGTCTGTCACCCGGGAATCGTATCCCGACACCGCCCGATTGTCAAAAGTCATTGTCCTGCTTACGCTTAGGTCAGTTTTCCTGCGCCCACGGAGCCAACCGCGCATGCCCGCTTCCCGCACGATGTGGCCGTCCACGCTCACCCTGCTCGCGCTGGCCGCGTGTGGTGGGTCCGGCACCGGCCCAGGCCCGGTAACGGTCACCTGCACCACCCCGACGCCGGTGGTCCTTGAGCCGGGCGCCCAGGTGCTCATCGATGCGGCACGGACCAGCAACTGCCTCTCCCTCCCCGGTGGCGGCGAGGCCCGCGAGTACCTCGTGGTGGCCTATTCTGGGGCCGGCACCGAAACCACCAGTGGCATCTCGACCAGTTATGCCCTCGCGTCAGGCGCCACCGGCGGCGGGAGCGCCCTGCTGGACGGCCTGCCCGCCCCGGTGGCCTCCTTCGGGCGCTCGGCCGAGGGAGCCGACGCCTTCCACCGGAACCTCCGCCGCGCAGAGGCCCGGATCGCGGCCGACCCGGCCACCCGGCTCGGGAATTCGTGGGGCGGGAGCCCCCCGATGGCCTCGATCCCGATCGTCGGGCAACGCGATTCGTTCTACGTCTGCCGGACCAGCAGCTGTGCCGCGTTCGATCGGGTCGGCGCCACGGTGCGCTTCGTGGGTCGTCAGGGCGCCATCTACACCGACGATGCCAATCCGGTCACGGCCGAGTCGCTGACCGAGTCGGACATCACCCAGCTCGGCACGCTCTTCGACGATTACCTCTTTCCGATTGATACCACCGCCTTCGGTCGCGAGTCGGACATCGATGGCGACCAGCGCGTGGCGATCCTGATCTCGGCCGCCGTCAACGACCTCACGAGCGACTGCGCGAATGGGCGGATCATCGGCTACTTCTATGGTGCCGACCTGATTGCGTCGCTCGCCGGCAGCAATCGCCGCGAGGTCTTTTACGCCTTCGCACCGAAGGCGGCGACGACGAGCTGTCCTGCCGTCACCCGCAGCATTGCGCTGCGCGCCTTGCCACCGGTGCTCATTCACGAACTGCAGCACATGATCTCGTTCAACCAGCGGGTCCTCGTGCGCGGCGCGGGCCAGGAGGATCTCTGGCTGAACGAGGGGCTCTCCCACTTCGCCGAGGAGCTCGGCTATCGTGGCGTGCCCGACGCGCGCTGCCCGAATTCGGCGAGCTGCTTTGCCCAGTTCTCCTCGGGCGACATCGACAACGCGTACAGCTATCTGTCGGACCCCGAGGCGACCGCGCTCGTGACCCCGGGCAACAACAGCGGCCCGCTGGCGTATCGCGGTGCCTCGTGGCTCTTCGTGCGCTGGTTGGCCGACCACTTCAGCAGCGACACGTTGCTCGGGACGCAGGTGACGCGGGGGCTGGTGCAGTCCACGCGAGATGGCGCCACCAACGTCAGCGCCGTGGCTGGCGTCGACTTTCCGACCCTGGTCGGCGAGTGGCAACTGGCCAACTATCTCGAGAATCTCCCGGGCTTCGCGCAGGTCGGGCGGCTACGCTACCGCACCTGGAATTTCCGGTCTCTCTATCAGGCCAATTTCCCGACGCTCTTCGCCAAGCCGTACCCGCTGACACCCGACTCCACGGCCGGGAGCTACAGCCGCACCGGGACACTGCGGGGCGGCAGCGGGCGTCACGTCCGGTACCGGTTGGCGGCGGGGGCGGCCGGTGTGACCGTGCAGCTCACCGGCAGCAACGGCAATGGCGCCCCGTCGAGTACGGCCGAACCGCGCTTCGCGGTGGTGCGCATCCGGTGAGGCGCACGGTGGGGCAGCTCGTGCTCGCGCTCGCGCCGACGCTGCTGGCAGCTCAGCTGCCGCCGCGTCCGGCGCTGCCCGATCTGGCCGCCTCCGTCCGGGTGGCCGGGCTCGCCGGGGCCGGGGTGGCGATGCCCGGCTACGCCGCCGGCGTCTTCGACAATCCGGCCAACATCGGACCGATCAAGGTGCTCTCGCTCGAGGCCGCCTACGCCAAGTTGCCCGATCAATCCACCTACACGACCGGTGCCGCGGCCGTTCGGGCGGGTGACTTCAACTTCGGCGGCGGACTCCGCTACCTGCGCTACCAGGGCGACCGTCCCGTGGTCGACAACCTCTCCTGGGTGGCGGCGGCGGTCTACCGCGTGAAGGGCATCGCGCTCGGTACGTCGGCGAAGTACGTCTCCGTCGAGGATTCCACTGGAACCATCTTCCGCACGCTGACGTCGGATGCCGGAGTGACGCTTGCCTTCTTCGACATCGCGGCGCTGGCCGTTTCGTTCCACAACCTCGGCCGCTACGCGCTGAGCGGTGAGCGGCTGGAACTTCCTGCGAGCACGCATCTTGGCTTTTCGATGAACTTGATCGACACCTACTCCAACGGCCGACTCCTGGCGACCATCGAGAGCGACTGGACGGCCGGGACCCCGCGTCGCACCGTGATCGGCCTCGAAGCGGGCGTGGTCGTTCGCGGCATCGGGCTGATCGGGCGAATCGGCAACGGCGGGCAGCCGACCGGCAGCGGCGTGGGCAAGACGTCCTACGGCGGGTCCGTTGTCCTCTCCCGCGCCAGACTCGACTATGCCTATCAGCGGCGCAGCGCCATCGGCCGCAGCGTGCACCTCGTCGGCGCGCGGTGGACCCCATGACGGGAAGGAGACGCTTCAGGATGGGATTGCTCATCACGGCGGCCGCACTGCTCTTCGGCTTCGGCACGGCCTATGTCGCGTCCGAGGAGGTGCGCTACCTCAGCCGCGCCGGGATCGAGGAGACCCGCATCCTGGTGTCGCGGGTGCCGATCATCAAACTGGCCAAGGACCCGCAGGTCCCCGATTCGCTGCGCGAGATGGCGGGCCTCGTCATCGAGGTGCGCAACTATGCCCGCGCGCTGGGGTTGGATGCGAAGGAGACCTACACGACCTACGCCGACGTCGGCCGCGACACGCTGTTGCTGGTGCTGACCGCGTCACCCAAGGACTGTCTCTGTCCGGTCACGTGGCGCTATCCGGTGGCGGGGCGGGTGCCGTACAAGGGCTTCTTCGATTTCGCGGCCGCGCGCAAGGCGGCCAAGGGCTTCGCGGATCAGGGACACGACGTCTACCTGCGCCCCTCCGCGGCCTTCTCGACACTCGGCTGGTTCAACGATCCGCTCCTGTCGACGGCGCTCAGCCGCGATTCCGTCGAACTGGCCTCGCTGGTCTTTCATGAGATCGCGCACAACTCGTTGTGGGTGAAGGGAAACACGGCCTTCAACGAGAGCTTCGCCCAGTGGGTCGGATACGCCGCCGCCCAGCGCTTCTTCCTGTCGCGGGCCGATACCCTGTCGGCGCTGCGCGCGGCGGATCGTTGGCACGACGAGAAGGCGCTGGGCGAGTACTACACCGTCCTGCTCGCCAAGCTCGATTCATTGTACGCCAAGAAGTTGCCGCGCGAGGCCAACGACAGTGGTCGCACCGCCGTGGCGCAGTGGGCACGCGACACGATGGCCGGCCCGTTCGGCAGTTCCTTCCGGACCTTCGCCGTCGATCGCCTCGCCGAGCGCCCGATCAACAATGCGGCCCTCCTCGGCACGCGCCTGTATCGCTCCGACCTGCACCTTTTCGACGATTGGCTGGAGTCCCAGGGCGGCGACCTGACGCGAGCCGTGCTGGGCCTCGAGCGGCTGCTTGAGGACTCCGAAGGTGATCAGGCCTTCCAGCGGCTCAAGCGCCTGATCCAGGCGCAACGCGGTGCGCGGGCACCCTTGCCGCCACTGGTGCCCGATTCGACCGCGAGCCAGCCGCCACCGTCGGCACCGTCTCGCTAACTTCACGAACCACCCTGCTGGAGCCGTCCCGATGGATCACGATTTCGTCCGCCGCGAAGAGCCTCGTCTGCTCGCCGAGCTCACCGAGTTCCTTGCCATTCCAAGTATCAGCACCGGGACGGCGCACGTTGCCGATTGTCGCCGCGCCGCCCAGTGGCTGGTGGACCAACTCTTCCGCCTCGGCTGTCCGACGGTGCAGTTGATCGAGGGCGACGGTCACCCGGTGGTCTGGGGTGAGAGCCCCAAGGTCGAGGGCGCGCCGACCCTGCTGATCTACGGCCACTATGACGTGCAGCCCCCCGATCCCCTCGACGAATGGCACACGCCGCCGTTCGTGCCGTCCATCCGGGATGGCCGGCTCTACGCGCGTGGCGCGATCGACGACAAGGGCCAGGTCTTCTGCCTGCTGAAGGCATACGAAGCGGTCCGCGATGCCGATGGCAATCCACCGCTCAATGTCCACTTCCTGTTCGAGGGCGAGGAGGAGTGCGGGGGACGAGTCGTCTTCGATCTCCTCAAGGCCGAGCCGGAGCGGACGAAGGTCGATGCGGTGCTGGTGTGCGACATGTCCTACTATGCCAAGGGCTGGCCGGCCGTCTACACCGCCTTGCGCGGCCTCTGCTACGCCGAGCTGGAGGTGCGCACGCTGCAGCGGGACCTGCACTCCGGCTCGTATGGCGGCGTGGCGCCCAATGCGATCGAGACGCTCTGCCGGATCCTCACCGACCTGAAGTCGGCCTCCGGGAAGATTCACATTCCCAAGCTCTACAAGCAGGTGATTCCACCAACCAAGGCGGAACGTCGTGGCTGGAATTCCCTGCCGTTCGACGAGGCGGCGTATCTCGCGGACGAGGTGACAGCGAAGTCCCTGACGGGGCTCGAGGACTGCTCGGTCTTCGAGCGGACCTGGGCACTGCCGACGTTCGAGATCCACGGCATTCGTGGCGGGTTTGTGGGCGAGGGGGCGAAGACGGTGATCCCCGCCGCTGCCACTGCAAAGATCTCGCTGCGCCTGGTGCCCGGGCTGTCGGTGGAGTGGGTGCAGCAGCAGTTGCAGAAGGCGATCGCGAAGGTGGCGCCCGACTACGCCGAATGGACCCTGCGACTTCACCACGGTGGCGACCCGGTGCAGGTGGACGTCTCCCACGCGGCGTTCCGGACGCTCGACCGCGCCTTCGAGGAAGTCGTCGGACGGCCGACCGTCGCGGTGCGGGCGGGCGGGTCGATTCCGATCGTGCCGGAGCTCGCGGCGGGGGGCGCCCCGGTGCTGCTCACCGGCATCGGTCTGCCCGACGACGGCCTGCACTCGCCGAACGAGAAGGTGGACCTGCAACAGCTGTGGGAGGGGATTCAGGTGTTCGGGCGCTTCTTCGAATTGATGGGGGCGGAACGCGGGTAAGCGTTCCGGCCTTCGTGGCTCCTCGGCGGTGAAATGGCGGGCGTCAGCGGGCTGAGATGGCCGCCCTGGGGGGGGGGGCGATCGCCGGACGGGCCCCGGTTCCGCGGAGTGCAGGTAGGGGCTACGGGGGGGGGGGGGGGGGGGGGGGGGGGGGGGGGGGGGGGGGGCCGGGGCGCGCCGCCCGCTGGGGCTGCGATCCGGCCGGATCAACGGCGACAGTCGTGTCGCGGGTGGGGCGCGCACGGGGGCGTGGCGGGCGCCGGGGGGGGGGGGGGGGGGGTTTTTGGCCGCGGGCGGGGCGCGCGGGATCTCCCACGACCCCGAGCGGGTCACGCACCCTCGGGAAAAGGGTCCCCTTCAGGGGCGGCGACCAGGGGGGGGGGGGGGGGGGGGGGGGGGGGGGGGGGGGGGGGGGGGGGGGGGGGGGGGGGGGGGGGGGGGCGCCGGCGGGCGGGGTGCCGGGGGCGACTCGCGCGGCCGCCGTGGCCGGTCCGATCATCCGGGGCAGCTGGGCTCGAGCGCGGGGGTGGCTCAGTCGTCGCGCTTCACCGGCGGCCGACCCTGGCCGGCGTACTGCGCCTCGATCCGCGCGTGCAAATCGTCGGCGCCGATGATCCCCTTCACGGATGCAATGATCCCGGCGACGACATCGTCGGCCCAATACTGGTCGGGGCGTTCCTCGGCCGGGATCGCACGACAGGCGCGATCGAGATACTCGATCGCCCGCTCGACCCATTCGGTCTGCGCGCTCGCCACCAGCGACCACGAGCCGGTGGCCCGCAGCTCCAGTTCAGCCAGTGCATCGAGGTGGGTCCGCAGCTCCTGGGCGACCGGCCCGCGACGGAGCTGCTCGGCGACCAGGGTCAGCACGGCGCGGCGCTCGGACTCCTGGGGTTCCGGCAACGGGGCGAGGTAGTGGCGCTGATCGGCCACCATCTCCGCTAGACGGATGCAGACGGCCTTGATCGCCGGGGTCAGCGCCGGGGGTGCCTCGGTCGCCCACGAGCTCGCGGCGCGAAGAATCGCGGCGATCCGTTCGTCGGCCGTGGCGGCAATGCGAGTCGAGTCCATCGGGTCAGCCATGGCTGAAGGGAAGCCCGTCGTGGCCCCGATTTCAACCCCGCACCTCAGGCTCGGACTACCCCGGCGGGAGCAAATCGGCAAGGGGCCGGGGCCTCGCGCGCAGGCCGAACGCCGTCGCCATGGAGGCCACGACCACCGCGCGGACCTCGGCCGCGAGCGTCGGCGATGCCCCGCCGATTTCCTTCGCCACGGAGGTCATGGTGACCCCCGGCAGGCCGCACGGGACGATCGCGTCGAACCACGCCAATTCGGGGTCGACGTTCAGCGCAAAGCCATGCAGCGTCACCCATTGCTTCACGTGAATCCCCAGGCTCGCGATCTTGCGACCGCGGGTCCAGACCCCGGTCTTCCCCGCGACTCGCTCGGCCGGAATCTCGAACTGCGCCAGCGCTTCGATCAGGGCGCCCTCGAGGGTCCGCAGGTACCAATGGAGGTCTTCGCGGTGGGCCGAGAGGTGGAGGATCGGGTAGCCGACGAGCTGGCCGGGGCCGTGCCAGGTGACGTCGCCGCCACGTTCGACCTCCACCACGGTGGCGCCCCGAGCCTCCAGCGCGGACAACGGGAGGGGGAGCGAGGTGGCCTCGGTGCCGCGGCCCAGCGTGTAGACCGGGTCGTGTTCCACGAGGAGCAGGATGTCGTGGGGAAGTGACCCGTCGACTCGGCGCAACCGGAGGGCGCGCTGGAGTTCGAGGGTGTCGAGGTAGGGACGGCGGCCGAGGTCGACGACCTCGAGCGGGGGCGTGCTCATGCCGCCCGGCGCGCACGGCCTCCGAGCCGGAGCGCCACCACCAGGGCCAGGACCGCCAGCGCTGCCAGCGCCCCGCTGCCGAGTGCGGCGTGGGCGGTGAAGGTCAGCATCATCGCGAGGCAGGTCCCCGCGAGGGCACCGACGATGGCGAGCCCACCCCGACGGAAGTTGGAATGGATGGGGGCCATCAACATCCATCCCACCAGGCCGGCGACCAGCAGGCCGATCGGAATCCCGACGAGAAAGAGGTTCACGTAGCCTGCGTTCGGGTCGACCGTGGCGGCACTGGTGACGGTCGGATCGCGCATCCGGGCGACGAGGAAGGTCAGGACGGCAAACCAGGCCACCGCCGCGGCCGCAGCCGCACCGACCGCCGCCATCGCGAGGCCGACACGATCCTCGGTCGGCGCGTCGGCGCCGAAGGGATTGGGAGAGGCGGGAGGAAGATTTCCCATACGGTCGCCCAGACGCGACCGATGATCGATCATCGATGATCGATCATCGATCATCGGGCCTAGATGTGCACCGCCCGACCCAGCGAGTCGAGCGCCGCTTCGGCGATCGCTTCGGAGAGCGTCGGATGCGCGTGGATGGCGAGGTCGACCTCTTCCACCGTGTACTCGTTGGTGCGGGCCAGGATCAGCTCGTGGATCATCTCCGAGGCGTGGCCACTGACGATGTGCGCGCCGATGATCTCGCCGTACTTCTTGCCGCGGATGATCTTGACGAAACCGTCCGTCTCGTTCGAGGCGCGGGCGCGGCCGTTGGCCGAGAACGGGAAGCGGCCGACCTGGTAGTCGAGCTTCTGTTCCTTGGCCTGCTCCTCGGTGAGCCCGATCGAGGCCACTTCCGGATGGCAGTAGGTCACGCTCGGCACGTTGCTGTAGTCGATCGCCTTCGGGTGGTGTCCGGCGATCACCTCGGCGACATGAATCCCCTCGCGCGTCCCCTTGTGGGCCAGCATCGGCGGGCCCGCCACGTCACCGATCGAGTAGACACCCTTCACGGTGGTCTCGAGGGTGGCCGGGTTCACCTGGATGAAGCCGCGGTCGGTCAGCTTCACGCCGACGGCCTCCAGTCCGATCGCCTCGGTGTTCACCGCGCGGCCGGCGGCCATCAGCACCTTGTCGGCGGTGATCGTCTCCTGCTTCCCGCCGACTTCGACGGTGATGCTCACCTCGGCGGCCTTCACGTCGGCCTTCACGACCTTCACGCCGGCGAGCACGTTGATGCCGCGCTTCTTGTACGCCTTGGCGATCACGTCCGAGCACTCGGCGTCCTCGATCGGGAGGATGCGCGGCAACGCTTCGATCAGCGTCACTTCCGATCCGAAGGCGTTGAAGATGTCGGCAAACTCGCAGCCGACGGCGCCGGCGCCGACGATCGCCAGTCGCTTGGGGGCGCTCTCGAGGAAGAGCGCCTCGTCCGAGGTGATCACCGTGGTCCCGTTGATGGCGAGGCCGACCGGCGGAATCCCCTTGGTGCGCGAGCCGGTCGCCAGCACGATCCCCTTCTTGGCGGTGAGCACGTCGTCGCCGACCTTCACCGTCGTCGCTGAGGCGAGCACGCCGGTCCCCTTGATGACCGTCACCTTGTTCTTCTTCATCAGGAACTCGGCGCCCTTCGAGTTCTGCTCGGCGACCTTTCGCGACCGCTTCATCGCCACGCCGTAGTCAGTCTTCACTTCGCCGACCTCGATGCCCAGCTCCTTCGCTTCCTTCCGGATGCTGTTCGCCATCGCGGCCGAGTGCAGCAGCGCCTTGGTCGGGATGCAGCCGATGTTCACGCAGACGCCACCGAGCTTGTCGCGCTCGACGACGCATGCCGTGAGCCCAAGCTGCGAGGCGCGAATGGCCGCCGGATACCCGGCAGGACCGCCGCCGATGATGATGACGTCAAAGGACTGATTGGCCACGGGAGTGGAGCTCCGCGTTAAGGTCGAAATTAGTGGTGGATGATCGATGATCGATGATCGATCATCGATGGACGATCATCGATCATCGAGTTACCAGACCATCGCCAGCGGATTCTCCAGCATCCCCACCAGCGTCTTCAGGAACGCCGCCCCGGTGGCGCCGTCGATCACGCGGTGGTCACAGGAGAGGGTGATCCGCATCCGGCG
The Gemmatimonadota bacterium DNA segment above includes these coding regions:
- the dnaE gene encoding DNA polymerase III subunit alpha, giving the protein MAFVHLHTHSEYSLLDGANRIPELVSHVKKLGMDSLAVTDHGNLHAAWSFYDQAKKQGIRPILGFEAYLAFGPRQAREKPSWAPAQYSHLVLLARNAVGYKNLIKLSSIGYTEGFYRRPRIDKEILASHSEGIVCLAACLSGEVALYLRQGRFDKARESAVWMAETFGKDGFYLEIQDHGIPEELEVAKGMIALGKELGLPVVATNDAHYLTRDDAEAHDVLLAIGTGADLDDPKRFRFTGSESYVKSEAEMRTLFPDQIDAIERTQDVANLCEFDFEKRYFVPKYPLPEGVTSDETLLATLATTGLEARYAKPLPDAVQQRLDFELGVINTAGYAGYFLITQDFINAARARGIPVGPGRGSAAGSIVAYGLGITNVDPLRFDLLFERFLNPERVSMPDIDVDFCFERRGEVIEYVRERYGRDSVGQIITFGTMKARAAVKDVARTLKIPPGEADKLTKLIPSGPAFSMTVAEAGEKIDELKAMLKESEAYRRVFTYASRIEGLSRHASVHAAGVVIAPGPLADYVPVCTAPTKGAGAAANGEDSIICQYEMGALEKVGMLKMDILGLKTLTVIHDAVQMIVAKTGTPLDIDALPYDDPEVYALLRRGRTAGVFQFESALATDTLRSMKCDRFDDLVASNALLRPGPLDAGMHTVFIKRKLGHEPVTYPHPSLVEVLEPTYGVITYQEQVMRIANVIAGFTLAEADVLRKAVGKKDAELIKKELGKFITRGTALGHERGLLDELAAQIETFGRYGFNKSHSVAYSVLSYQTAWLKTHHPAEFMAALLSSEIGSTDKVVQYINEARELGIEVLPPDVHESGFKFTVIGDRRIRFGLGAVRNVGAGAIESIIAARQQGRFTSLANFARRIDARLCNKRVFESLIAAGACDSLGGHRAQLVAAVDQAIGEAQLLAQELEAGQESLFGEVVKTTPVEPTLPDVPLWTEADRLAKEKEILGFFISGHPLERYRPLVELFGTRTTATMGSWSEHQVAVAGVLTAVKRQISKKTGKEYARVTVEDFHGTAEAIVFPDAWAKLNQVIRVDEAMLLSGGYSARDRGEDQVPFIVEGARPLAELESAGLLGIAIQWAAPDAPAPETIRTLARLCMAHPGPAPLYIQWSDGNGTAARLRSRRLRVEPREETLRDLRDLFGGDAVSFIRAG
- a CDS encoding bifunctional phosphoribosyl-AMP cyclohydrolase/phosphoribosyl-ATP diphosphatase HisIE; its protein translation is MTFDNRAVSGYDSRVTDAPALDAVRFDTAGLVPVVAQDALSGNLLMLAWADRAALEATLSTGHAHYWSRSRQALWKKGEQSGHTQQVVEVRLDCDADAILYRVTQKGPACHTERPTCFFRRITTDGQLVDEDDQGGHLLTRLARMIADRHATRPPESYTATLFERGLPKIAQKVGEEGVETVIAALSESDERLASESADLLFHLMVLLQARGVPFGAVLAELSQRVR
- a CDS encoding aminopeptidase, which encodes MGLLITAAALLFGFGTAYVASEEVRYLSRAGIEETRILVSRVPIIKLAKDPQVPDSLREMAGLVIEVRNYARALGLDAKETYTTYADVGRDTLLLVLTASPKDCLCPVTWRYPVAGRVPYKGFFDFAAARKAAKGFADQGHDVYLRPSAAFSTLGWFNDPLLSTALSRDSVELASLVFHEIAHNSLWVKGNTAFNESFAQWVGYAAAQRFFLSRADTLSALRAADRWHDEKALGEYYTVLLAKLDSLYAKKLPREANDSGRTAVAQWARDTMAGPFGSSFRTFAVDRLAERPINNAALLGTRLYRSDLHLFDDWLESQGGDLTRAVLGLERLLEDSEGDQAFQRLKRLIQAQRGARAPLPPLVPDSTASQPPPSAPSR
- a CDS encoding M20/M25/M40 family metallo-hydrolase; this encodes MDHDFVRREEPRLLAELTEFLAIPSISTGTAHVADCRRAAQWLVDQLFRLGCPTVQLIEGDGHPVVWGESPKVEGAPTLLIYGHYDVQPPDPLDEWHTPPFVPSIRDGRLYARGAIDDKGQVFCLLKAYEAVRDADGNPPLNVHFLFEGEEECGGRVVFDLLKAEPERTKVDAVLVCDMSYYAKGWPAVYTALRGLCYAELEVRTLQRDLHSGSYGGVAPNAIETLCRILTDLKSASGKIHIPKLYKQVIPPTKAERRGWNSLPFDEAAYLADEVTAKSLTGLEDCSVFERTWALPTFEIHGIRGGFVGEGAKTVIPAAATAKISLRLVPGLSVEWVQQQLQKAIAKVAPDYAEWTLRLHHGGDPVQVDVSHAAFRTLDRAFEEVVGRPTVAVRAGGSIPIVPELAAGGAPVLLTGIGLPDDGLHSPNEKVDLQQLWEGIQVFGRFFELMGAERG
- the lipB gene encoding lipoyl(octanoyl) transferase LipB, which gives rise to MSTPPLEVVDLGRRPYLDTLELQRALRLRRVDGSLPHDILLLVEHDPVYTLGRGTEATSLPLPLSALEARGATVVEVERGGDVTWHGPGQLVGYPILHLSAHREDLHWYLRTLEGALIEALAQFEIPAERVAGKTGVWTRGRKIASLGIHVKQWVTLHGFALNVDPELAWFDAIVPCGLPGVTMTSVAKEIGGASPTLAAEVRAVVVASMATAFGLRARPRPLADLLPPG
- the lpdA gene encoding dihydrolipoyl dehydrogenase; protein product: MANQSFDVIIIGGGPAGYPAAIRASQLGLTACVVERDKLGGVCVNIGCIPTKALLHSAAMANSIRKEAKELGIEVGEVKTDYGVAMKRSRKVAEQNSKGAEFLMKKNKVTVIKGTGVLASATTVKVGDDVLTAKKGIVLATGSRTKGIPPVGLAINGTTVITSDEALFLESAPKRLAIVGAGAVGCEFADIFNAFGSEVTLIEALPRILPIEDAECSDVIAKAYKKRGINVLAGVKVVKADVKAAEVSITVEVGGKQETITADKVLMAAGRAVNTEAIGLEAVGVKLTDRGFIQVNPATLETTVKGVYSIGDVAGPPMLAHKGTREGIHVAEVIAGHHPKAIDYSNVPSVTYCHPEVASIGLTEEQAKEQKLDYQVGRFPFSANGRARASNETDGFVKIIRGKKYGEIIGAHIVSGHASEMIHELILARTNEYTVEEVDLAIHAHPTLSEAIAEAALDSLGRAVHI